In the Opitutaceae bacterium genome, one interval contains:
- a CDS encoding amidohydrolase family protein, protein MVTFVRIVARIIDIHTHPIFFENEVSMKRIDRLVRHAKGLGVEKMVSLGDVLKFGPKPNAAQLRKLNDETHALMKRHPDFFIGFCYLNPLLGEKSLRTELDRCVDGLGFKGIKLEIANNASHPSMKPLMKAAEEKGIPVLQHTWATQHQRMRKTHSDAIDTCGLARRHPNTRVIMAHLFGIGHRGVLEAIGLDNLVVDTSSCLPFAGLVEFACEKLGADRVLYGSDLPIRELSACIARVTAADIPDSAIPKILYDNAARWLGLGGTN, encoded by the coding sequence ATGGTTACCTTCGTTCGAATCGTGGCCCGCATCATCGACATTCATACCCACCCGATCTTCTTCGAGAACGAGGTCTCGATGAAGCGGATCGACCGCCTGGTCCGCCATGCCAAAGGACTCGGAGTGGAAAAGATGGTCTCCCTTGGGGACGTCCTGAAGTTCGGTCCCAAGCCGAATGCGGCCCAGCTCCGGAAACTCAATGATGAAACCCATGCCCTGATGAAGCGGCATCCGGATTTCTTCATCGGTTTCTGTTACCTCAATCCCCTGCTCGGGGAGAAGTCGCTTCGGACCGAACTCGACCGATGCGTGGACGGGCTGGGCTTCAAGGGAATCAAACTGGAAATCGCCAACAACGCATCGCATCCATCGATGAAACCGCTGATGAAGGCGGCGGAAGAAAAAGGGATTCCCGTCCTCCAGCACACCTGGGCCACCCAGCATCAGCGCATGCGCAAGACCCACAGCGATGCGATCGATACCTGCGGATTGGCCCGGCGTCATCCCAATACCCGGGTGATCATGGCCCATCTTTTCGGGATCGGACACCGGGGCGTGCTTGAGGCGATTGGTCTCGACAACCTGGTCGTCGATACATCGTCCTGCCTGCCCTTTGCCGGTCTGGTCGAGTTTGCCTGCGAGAAGCTCGGTGCCGACCGGGTCCTTTACGGGTCCGACCTGCCCATCCGGGAATTGAGTGCCTGTATCGCCCGGGTGACCGCAGCGGATATCCCGGACAGCGCCATACCAAAGATTCTCTACGACAACGCCGCCCGATGGCTCGGATTGGGAGGGACCAACTGA
- a CDS encoding type II toxin-antitoxin system prevent-host-death family antitoxin has protein sequence MKTIEIALRELHARTGHYVRKAAARQRIIITDRGKRVAELQSLDQTQRPSNGHGWRERLLDPEFAAIVDEAVGGVDSTRAVSEDRDRGVGS, from the coding sequence ATGAAGACGATCGAGATTGCGTTGCGTGAGTTGCATGCCCGCACCGGTCATTACGTGCGGAAAGCGGCTGCGCGACAGCGGATCATCATCACGGATCGTGGGAAACGGGTGGCCGAGCTCCAGTCCCTTGATCAGACCCAACGTCCCTCGAACGGGCACGGATGGCGTGAAAGACTGCTTGATCCCGAGTTCGCCGCGATCGTGGACGAAGCGGTGGGGGGAGTCGACAGCACCCGTGCTGTTTCAGAGGACCGTGATCGCGGAGTGGGGTCGTGA
- a CDS encoding type II toxin-antitoxin system VapC family toxin, with product MIYLDTAFLAKLYFREHGSEEVRELVGSFDAVACSAHGRVELAYVFHRKLREGSIDRKGLVARMNLIELDTSKGLISWLPLDSSLLDAAFASVLKLQRKTPLRAADALHLVSARENGFTKIYSNDRHLIAGTRHFGLKGINVVPD from the coding sequence GTGATCTATCTGGATACGGCTTTTCTTGCCAAGCTCTACTTCAGAGAGCACGGATCTGAGGAGGTCCGGGAACTGGTGGGCTCATTCGATGCGGTGGCCTGCAGTGCGCATGGCCGGGTGGAACTGGCCTATGTTTTCCATCGAAAGTTACGCGAAGGTTCCATCGATCGAAAGGGGCTGGTCGCCCGGATGAACCTGATCGAGCTGGACACTTCGAAGGGACTGATCTCATGGCTACCCTTGGATTCATCGCTCCTCGATGCGGCCTTTGCCTCGGTCCTGAAGCTGCAGCGGAAGACCCCGCTGCGGGCCGCCGATGCCCTCCATCTCGTCTCTGCCCGGGAGAACGGTTTCACAAAGATCTATTCCAACGATCGCCATCTGATCGCCGGCACCCGACATTTTGGGTTGAAGGGCATCAACGTCGTCCCCGATTGA
- the tnpB gene encoding IS66 family insertion sequence element accessory protein TnpB (TnpB, as the term is used for proteins encoded by IS66 family insertion elements, is considered an accessory protein, since TnpC, encoded by a neighboring gene, is a DDE family transposase.), whose amino-acid sequence MLAFPAGLRIFLALEAVDMRKQFNGLWAVASEKLREDPKSGAVFAFTNKKRDRLKLLYWDGTGVWVLAKRLEAGRFSWPMDRTGGKLAMSPEALTMLIAGIDLKKGMQKAWYER is encoded by the coding sequence ATGCTGGCGTTCCCGGCGGGGCTTCGGATCTTCCTGGCGTTGGAAGCGGTGGATATGCGCAAGCAGTTCAACGGGCTCTGGGCGGTGGCCAGTGAAAAACTGCGGGAGGATCCCAAGAGCGGAGCGGTCTTTGCCTTCACCAACAAGAAGCGTGACCGGCTCAAGCTGCTCTACTGGGATGGAACCGGTGTCTGGGTTCTGGCCAAGAGGTTGGAGGCTGGACGGTTCAGCTGGCCCATGGATCGCACGGGAGGCAAGCTTGCGATGAGTCCGGAAGCCTTGACCATGCTCATCGCCGGAATCGACCTTAAAAAAGGCATGCAAAAAGCGTGGTATGAACGATAA
- a CDS encoding IS66 family transposase — protein sequence MPPAEELYAENLQLKQRLLELQAQIEWLKRQMFGGGKSEKLDPAQLQLKLGELQKLTGEVEQIQKISYERRTPREKVPTPAEKFAHLPVKETVVIEPEEVEADPDAFEQIGEERTFEVDIVPPQLFKREIIRPKYRHRMDRSRPPVVAPAPKRAIEGGFASAGLIAHVAVSKYVDHLPLYRQQRMLERWKAPISRQSMSDWIEAVAMWLMPLYHLIRQQLLAGGYVQIDETPVRCRDPDLKRGKTFQGYFWVMGRPGSDVYFVWAPSRQYGEVNRLLGDDFEGLMQSDGYAAYESYAGAHEGVVWVGCWAHARRGFFEAQSENPKATRVALRLIGRLYQLERQWDEQGIDAIERSRLRQKHFARTLKWLHQLAVVLQQRCLPNQLLGKACGYLLNQWKPLSAHLRYGRTRLDNNLIEQAIRPSAIGKKNWLFIGHPDAGERSAVIYSLVVSCQRHGKDPQAYLADVLRRIPSMTNQDDFTSLLPANWQPA from the coding sequence ATGCCTCCCGCCGAAGAACTCTATGCCGAAAACCTGCAGCTCAAGCAGCGGCTCTTGGAGCTTCAGGCGCAGATTGAGTGGCTCAAACGCCAGATGTTTGGCGGTGGCAAGAGCGAGAAGCTCGACCCCGCACAGCTTCAACTCAAGCTTGGAGAGCTTCAAAAACTCACCGGTGAGGTCGAGCAGATCCAGAAGATCAGTTACGAGCGACGGACACCCCGCGAAAAGGTTCCCACCCCAGCTGAGAAGTTTGCCCACCTGCCGGTGAAGGAAACCGTGGTCATTGAGCCCGAAGAGGTGGAGGCCGACCCGGATGCCTTTGAGCAGATCGGCGAGGAACGCACCTTCGAGGTGGACATCGTGCCCCCGCAGTTGTTCAAGCGGGAGATTATCCGGCCCAAGTATCGGCATCGCATGGATCGTTCGCGTCCCCCGGTAGTGGCCCCGGCGCCCAAGCGGGCCATCGAGGGCGGGTTCGCCTCGGCCGGCCTGATCGCCCATGTGGCGGTCAGCAAATACGTGGACCATCTGCCTCTCTATCGCCAACAGCGCATGTTGGAACGCTGGAAAGCTCCGATCTCCCGACAGAGCATGTCCGACTGGATTGAGGCGGTCGCCATGTGGCTTATGCCTCTCTACCATTTGATCCGCCAGCAGTTGCTCGCCGGGGGATACGTGCAGATTGATGAAACACCGGTGCGTTGTCGGGACCCCGACCTCAAACGTGGGAAAACATTCCAGGGTTACTTTTGGGTGATGGGACGGCCCGGATCCGATGTCTACTTCGTCTGGGCACCTTCGCGCCAGTATGGCGAGGTCAACCGCCTGCTTGGAGACGATTTTGAGGGCCTGATGCAATCCGACGGCTACGCTGCCTATGAATCTTATGCCGGCGCCCATGAAGGGGTCGTCTGGGTCGGTTGCTGGGCCCATGCCAGGCGCGGTTTCTTCGAGGCTCAATCCGAGAATCCCAAGGCCACCAGAGTCGCCCTGCGACTCATCGGCCGGCTCTACCAGCTGGAGCGCCAGTGGGATGAACAGGGAATCGATGCCATCGAGCGATCCCGGCTCAGGCAAAAACACTTCGCTCGAACTCTCAAGTGGCTCCACCAGCTCGCGGTGGTTTTGCAGCAACGCTGCTTGCCCAACCAGCTTCTGGGCAAGGCCTGCGGCTACCTGCTCAATCAGTGGAAACCCCTGAGCGCCCACCTTCGATACGGCCGAACCCGCCTGGACAACAATCTGATCGAGCAGGCCATACGCCCCTCGGCCATTGGGAAAAAAAACTGGCTGTTCATCGGACATCCCGATGCCGGGGAGCGCTCCGCGGTGATCTACTCGCTGGTTGTCTCGTGTCAACGCCATGGTAAAGATCCCCAGGCTTACCTCGCCGATGTCCTGCGGCGCATCCCGTCTATGACCAACCAGGATGACTTCACCTCGCTGCTGCCGGCCAACTGGCAACCGGCTTGA
- a CDS encoding tyrosine-type recombinase/integrase, whose translation MSSSRSDEALFLTNLGEAFTPNRLTQMVRDYVQAADIGKTGSCHLFRHAAATLMLENGADIRFIQAMLEQAGTTQIYTHLSIKQLQEVHAATHPAARLERRRKARIGRHSDDGQEA comes from the coding sequence GTGTCCTCTTCCAGGAGTGATGAGGCGCTCTTTTTGACCAACCTGGGGGAAGCCTTTACCCCCAACCGCCTGACCCAGATGGTGCGCGATTACGTGCAGGCGGCCGACATCGGCAAGACCGGCAGCTGTCACCTCTTCCGGCACGCGGCCGCAACGCTGATGCTGGAGAATGGAGCGGACATCCGCTTCATCCAGGCCATGCTCGAACAAGCTGGAACGACCCAGATCTACACGCATCTGTCCATCAAGCAGCTCCAGGAAGTGCACGCGGCCACGCACCCGGCCGCCCGTCTTGAGCGACGTCGAAAGGCCAGGATCGGCAGACATTCGGACGACGGTCAGGAGGCGTAA
- a CDS encoding tyrosine-type recombinase/integrase, which translates to MPVRFAPSSSGCAGAISYPTNPAADLELPKLEKRLPRHVLNAREAELVLAQPDVLTPMGLRDRALMEMLYSTGMRRMEVAALKLYDVDPDRRLVFVRLGKGKKDRMVPIGNALCHG; encoded by the coding sequence ATGCCGGTACGCTTCGCGCCTTCTTCAAGTGGCTGTGCCGGCGCGATCTCCTACCCGACCAATCCGGCGGCCGACCTGGAACTGCCCAAACTCGAAAAGCGGCTTCCCCGTCATGTCCTCAATGCCCGGGAAGCCGAGTTGGTCCTGGCCCAGCCCGATGTGCTGACCCCGATGGGCCTGCGCGACCGGGCGCTTATGGAAATGCTCTACTCGACCGGCATGCGTCGCATGGAGGTGGCCGCTTTGAAGCTCTACGACGTGGATCCGGACCGAAGGCTGGTCTTTGTGCGGCTGGGCAAGGGCAAGAAAGACCGGATGGTGCCGATCGGGAACGCGCTTTGTCATGGGTGA
- a CDS encoding toprim domain-containing protein: MLYYHERLLQSKPALDYLQSRTITQEAIETFRIGLADRTLGLRLPQKNRRDGAEVRQRLTRLGLYRQSGHEHFNGCAVFPICSKTGEVTEVYGRRIGQQASGVYHLYLPGPHRGLFNPQAFDSPEVILTESVIDALTFWCAGLRNVACIWGTEGFSEDHQEAFRQSKTQRVLLAYDGDEAGDRAAERDAARLGSLGIDCHRVGFPRGMDPNEYARKVQPARKSLPLVLQSAKPVLRKSSEALAKDRPSRINKSDTVPSTKPAANSLAAKDGNSVETKEATPSNPIVAQVKEHGEDVALDIGDRSYRVRGLARNATLEVLKINLRVMHEGLFHVDNLDLYQARQRNAFILAATEETGLKAELLKRPGQGITRSGKPSGEAAARGSADQAERTQADR, from the coding sequence GTGCTCTATTACCACGAGCGGCTTCTGCAGTCGAAACCGGCCCTGGATTACCTCCAATCACGAACCATCACGCAAGAGGCGATCGAGACCTTCCGGATCGGCCTTGCCGACCGCACCCTTGGTCTTCGCCTGCCGCAGAAGAACCGGCGCGACGGCGCTGAAGTGCGCCAACGTCTGACCAGGCTCGGGCTCTACCGGCAATCCGGCCACGAACACTTCAACGGCTGTGCCGTCTTTCCGATCTGCTCGAAAACCGGCGAGGTGACCGAGGTCTACGGTCGACGCATCGGCCAGCAGGCAAGCGGGGTCTACCACCTCTACCTGCCCGGACCGCATCGGGGCCTGTTCAACCCGCAAGCCTTCGATTCGCCCGAAGTGATACTGACCGAGTCAGTCATCGACGCCTTGACCTTTTGGTGCGCCGGACTGCGCAACGTCGCCTGCATCTGGGGCACCGAGGGTTTTTCCGAGGATCATCAGGAAGCCTTCCGTCAAAGCAAAACCCAGCGTGTGCTGCTCGCCTACGACGGGGACGAAGCCGGAGACCGTGCGGCCGAAAGAGACGCGGCCCGCCTGGGTTCACTGGGCATCGACTGCCATCGGGTCGGTTTTCCCCGAGGCATGGACCCCAACGAATACGCCCGAAAGGTCCAACCGGCCAGGAAATCCCTGCCGCTGGTTCTGCAGTCAGCCAAGCCCGTCCTGCGCAAGTCCTCCGAAGCCTTGGCGAAGGATCGACCTTCCCGTATCAACAAGTCAGATACTGTACCCAGTACAAAACCAGCTGCTAACTCTTTAGCTGCTAAGGATGGGAACTCGGTCGAAACGAAGGAGGCGACGCCGAGTAACCCGATCGTCGCGCAGGTCAAAGAGCACGGTGAAGACGTTGCTCTGGACATCGGGGACCGCTCCTACCGGGTGCGCGGACTGGCCCGCAACGCCACCCTTGAGGTTTTGAAAATCAATCTGCGCGTCATGCACGAGGGGCTTTTTCATGTCGACAACCTCGACCTTTACCAGGCCCGGCAGCGAAACGCCTTCATCCTGGCCGCGACCGAGGAAACAGGGCTGAAGGCCGAACTGCTCAAGCGACCTGGGCAAGGTATTACTCGCTCTGGAAAACCTTCAGGAGAAGCGGCTGCGCGAGGATCTGCAGATCAAGCCGAGCGGACCCAAGCTGACCGATGA
- the xerC gene encoding site-specific tyrosine recombinase XerC, which produces MAKKGQKLAKVPVGDTSDPLGFAALRDMHLEHLAVRNYSAVTVANKQSYINHFILWAEERSLTRPDQITKPILERYQRWLYTYRDPKSAKKLSFRSQHARLLPLRAFFKWLCRRDLLPANPAADLELPKLEKRLPRHVLNAREAELVLAQPDVLTPMGLRDRALMEMLYSTGMRRMEVAGLKLYDVDPDRRLVFVRLGKGKKDRMVPIGERALSWVNKYTEEARPSLSCSRSDEALFLTNLGEAFTPNRLTQLVRDYVQAADIGKTGSCHLFRHAAATLMLENGADIRFIQAMLGHAKLETTQIYTHLSIKQLQEVHAATHPAARLERRRKARIGKRSKVEQEA; this is translated from the coding sequence ATGGCAAAAAAGGGGCAAAAGCTGGCCAAGGTCCCGGTCGGCGACACCAGCGATCCGCTGGGTTTTGCGGCCCTTCGGGACATGCACCTGGAGCACCTCGCGGTTCGCAATTACTCGGCCGTGACCGTGGCCAACAAGCAAAGTTACATCAACCACTTCATCCTCTGGGCCGAGGAGCGCAGTCTGACCCGGCCCGATCAGATCACCAAGCCGATCCTCGAGCGTTACCAGCGCTGGCTCTACACCTACCGCGACCCGAAGAGCGCAAAGAAGCTAAGCTTCCGCTCCCAGCATGCCCGATTGCTGCCGCTTCGCGCCTTCTTCAAGTGGCTGTGCCGGCGCGATCTCTTGCCGGCCAATCCGGCGGCCGACCTGGAACTGCCCAAACTCGAAAAGCGGCTTCCCCGTCATGTCCTCAATGCCCGGGAAGCCGAGTTGGTCCTGGCCCAGCCCGATGTGCTGACCCCGATGGGCCTGCGCGACCGGGCGCTTATGGAAATGCTCTACTCGACCGGCATGCGTCGCATGGAGGTGGCCGGACTGAAACTCTACGACGTGGATCCGGACCGAAGGCTGGTCTTTGTGCGGCTGGGCAAGGGCAAGAAGGACAGGATGGTGCCGATCGGGGAACGGGCATTGTCGTGGGTCAACAAATACACCGAGGAAGCCCGTCCGAGTCTGTCTTGTTCCAGGAGTGATGAGGCGCTCTTTTTGACCAACCTGGGCGAGGCCTTTACCCCCAACCGCCTGACCCAGCTGGTGCGCGATTACGTGCAGGCGGCCGACATTGGCAAGACCGGCAGCTGTCACCTCTTCCGGCATGCGGCCGCCACGCTGATGCTGGAGAATGGAGCGGACATCCGCTTCATCCAGGCCATGCTCGGGCACGCCAAGCTGGAGACGACCCAGATCTACACGCATCTGTCCATCAAGCAGCTCCAGGAAGTGCACGCGGCCACGCACCCGGCCGCCCGTCTTGAGCGACGTCGAAAGGCCAGGATCGGTAAACGCTCGAAAGTCGAGCAGGAGGCATAA
- a CDS encoding CHC2 zinc finger domain-containing protein has protein sequence MARIPEEELERLKREVDLASLVRSKNIELKAHGSKDLIGRCPFHQDDSPSFIVTPSKNLFHCLGCGAGGSVIDFVMKHDGVSFRHTVELLRESGPQLFGGATVKVSTVPKLQSPVAFDADDQALFKQVLDYYHERLLQSKPALDYLQSRTITQEAIETFRIGLADRTLGLRLPQKNRRDGAEVRQRLTRLGSTGNPATNTSAAVPSFRLLENRRGDRGLRSTLSASRQAGSTTSPADRIGACSTRKPSIRPK, from the coding sequence ATGGCCCGCATTCCCGAGGAGGAACTTGAGCGTCTGAAACGCGAGGTGGACCTGGCTTCGCTGGTTCGCTCGAAGAACATCGAGCTAAAAGCCCATGGCTCAAAAGACCTGATCGGGCGCTGCCCCTTCCACCAGGACGATTCCCCGTCCTTCATCGTCACGCCGTCAAAGAACCTCTTCCATTGCCTGGGCTGCGGAGCAGGCGGCAGTGTGATCGACTTCGTGATGAAACACGACGGGGTGTCCTTCCGTCACACGGTGGAGCTGCTGCGCGAATCGGGTCCCCAACTCTTCGGCGGCGCCACCGTCAAAGTCTCGACCGTGCCCAAACTGCAAAGCCCGGTCGCCTTCGATGCCGACGACCAGGCCCTCTTCAAGCAGGTGCTCGACTATTACCACGAGCGGCTTCTGCAGTCGAAACCGGCCCTGGATTACCTCCAATCACGAACCATCACGCAAGAGGCGATCGAGACCTTCCGGATCGGCCTTGCCGACCGCACCCTTGGTCTTCGCCTGCCGCAGAAGAACCGGCGCGACGGCGCTGAAGTGCGCCAACGTCTGACCAGGCTCGGCTCTACCGGCAATCCGGCCACGAACACTTCAGCAGCTGTGCCGTCTTTCCGTCTGCTCGAAAACCGGCGAGGTGACCGAGGTCTACGGTCGACGCTGTCGGCCAGCAGGCAAGCGGGGTCTACCACCTCACCTGCGGACCGCATCGGGGCCTGTTCAACCCGCAAGCCTTCGATTCGCCCGAAGTGA
- a CDS encoding helix-turn-helix transcriptional regulator, with the protein MSKDLAQQLPRRVTERRKAAGLTQAAVAQHLGTTEGRYGHYERGFRRFPVTILPKLAEALGCSEADLIGSSTAEPRKRGPTSRAEQLTERLGRLPRAKQAMILDMIEGAIEKAS; encoded by the coding sequence TTGAGCAAAGATCTCGCACAACAGCTTCCCAGACGCGTCACCGAGCGGCGCAAGGCTGCCGGATTGACCCAGGCAGCGGTGGCCCAACACCTCGGGACCACCGAGGGCCGATACGGTCACTACGAGCGAGGGTTCCGGCGATTTCCGGTCACGATTCTACCCAAACTGGCCGAGGCCCTCGGCTGCAGTGAGGCAGATTTGATCGGTTCAAGCACGGCTGAGCCAAGAAAGCGGGGACCGACCTCAAGAGCCGAACAGCTCACAGAGCGTCTGGGACGCCTTCCAAGGGCCAAACAGGCCATGATCCTGGACATGATCGAGGGAGCCATCGAAAAGGCCTCCTGA